The following proteins are co-located in the uncultured Tolumonas sp. genome:
- a CDS encoding phosphatase PAP2 family protein: MRKFLTALALVSILGSINGNAIEAAQPFVTAKDIDLTHFLPAPPANDSKQTKEEIAEILNIQGNRTPEQASAAVADAEENVWRFADVMGSNFTATKLPKISAFFDRIAATEGAVIDPAKDFWKRPRPHMLSDKINPIVKKSKSGSWPSGHATLGYLMATLLSDMVPEKRNELYSRASQYAENRIIAGIHYRSDTIMSRTAAALIVQKMFEQPDFKAEFDMAQKELRSNLGYKLQ, encoded by the coding sequence ATGCGTAAATTTTTAACAGCACTAGCTCTTGTTTCTATTTTGGGCTCGATCAATGGCAATGCAATAGAAGCTGCGCAGCCTTTTGTTACAGCAAAAGATATTGATTTAACTCATTTTCTACCTGCGCCTCCTGCAAATGATTCAAAACAAACCAAAGAAGAAATTGCAGAAATATTGAATATTCAGGGAAATCGGACGCCTGAACAAGCCAGCGCAGCGGTCGCCGATGCAGAGGAAAACGTGTGGCGATTTGCTGATGTCATGGGGTCAAATTTCACAGCGACTAAATTACCCAAAATATCTGCGTTTTTTGATCGTATTGCGGCGACAGAAGGTGCGGTGATTGATCCAGCAAAAGATTTTTGGAAACGTCCTCGTCCTCACATGCTGTCAGATAAAATAAACCCCATAGTGAAAAAATCTAAATCAGGCTCGTGGCCATCAGGTCATGCAACGTTAGGTTATTTAATGGCAACTCTTTTATCTGACATGGTGCCAGAGAAAAGAAATGAGCTTTATAGCCGTGCTAGTCAATATGCTGAAAATCGTATTATTGCCGGGATCCATTATCGGTCAGACACCATTATGAGTCGTACAGCTGCTGCATTGATTGTACAAAAAATGTTTGAACAGCCTGATTTTAAAGCCGAATTTGATATGGCTCAAAAAGAGCTGAGAAGTAATTTAGGCTATAAATTGCAATAA